Proteins from a single region of Rhipicephalus sanguineus isolate Rsan-2018 chromosome 5, BIME_Rsan_1.4, whole genome shotgun sequence:
- the LOC119392757 gene encoding uncharacterized protein LOC119392757 yields MLCREHILQQSREARCLVMSFDTLEAPPALPAVSVDSGSHDLARIIPTSVVRRVGVDDPKLPRGKESPFRQMIVPKPPVPSSLLQPLRSALFMSGFEDSDDTTSTVGPRSSPTQGVYGPSRSRRFSASFASSSSSI; encoded by the exons ATGCTTTGCAGGGAGCACATCCTGCAGCAAAGCCGCGAAGCTCGCTGCCTGGTGATGAGCTTCGACACGCTCGAAGCGCCGCCCGCCCTGCCCGCAGTGTCAGTGGACAGTGGCAGCCACGACCTTGCTCGCATAATTCCCACCTCTGTAGTGCGTCGCGTAGGCGTCGACGATCCCAAGCTGCCCAGAGGAAAGGAGTCTCCCTTCCGCCAGATGATAGTGCCCAAGCCACCAG TACCGAGCTCACTACTTCAACCACTGAGAAGCGCGCTTTTCATGTCCGGCTTCGaagactcggacgacacgacctCCACAGTGGGGCCCCGTTCCTCGCCGACGCAAGGTGTTTATGGCCCTTCACGTTCAAGGCGTTTCTCGGCATCGTTTGCCTCGTCTTCATCGTCGATCTAG